The following are from one region of the Streptomyces fradiae genome:
- a CDS encoding AAA family ATPase, with amino-acid sequence MRGRKGGDVEAGGDRSVAAGGNIERVTTGDHVTQVEHATLLPPEALSAASATHPLVNVPRRSAHFVGRREELERLDEGFAAGSDLLVICGLGGVGKSTLAARWAESRTESRAESRTGEGAQPPALVWWITAESRADLDAGLAGLGAALQPALIDVLPPEALRERALQWLSGHDDWLLVLDNVSAPEDLAPLLDRVRRGRILVTPGRPAAGTASPGS; translated from the coding sequence GTGAGGGGACGCAAGGGCGGAGACGTCGAGGCCGGGGGCGACCGTTCGGTCGCGGCCGGCGGGAACATCGAGCGGGTCACCACCGGCGACCATGTCACCCAGGTCGAACACGCCACCCTGCTCCCGCCGGAGGCCCTGAGCGCGGCCTCGGCGACTCACCCCCTGGTCAACGTGCCGCGCCGCAGCGCCCATTTCGTCGGCCGCCGCGAGGAGTTGGAGCGGCTGGACGAGGGCTTCGCGGCGGGCTCCGACCTGCTCGTGATCTGCGGGCTCGGCGGCGTCGGCAAGTCCACCCTCGCCGCCCGCTGGGCGGAGAGCCGGACAGAGAGCCGGGCGGAGAGCCGGACCGGCGAAGGTGCTCAACCGCCCGCGCTCGTCTGGTGGATCACCGCCGAGAGCCGCGCCGATCTGGACGCCGGCCTGGCGGGCCTCGGGGCCGCGCTGCAGCCCGCGCTCATCGACGTACTGCCCCCGGAAGCCCTGCGCGAACGGGCCCTGCAGTGGCTGTCCGGGCACGACGACTGGCTGCTCGTCCTCGACAACGTCTCCGCGCCCGAGGACCTCGCGCCGCTGCTCGACCGGGTCCGCCGGGGCCGGATCCTCGTCACCCCCGGCAGACCGGCGGCTGGCACGGCATCGCCCGGGTCCTGA
- a CDS encoding amino acid ABC transporter permease, giving the protein MTTSDLAKEAAAPDDTYTPSARRLARERHRRSRTRRATAVAALSTAATLAVLYVVVTRSPGWPRTKETFFSAEYARRALPLVLDGLWLNLRLLVVCGAVALALGMLLALARTVRGPALFPLRALATAYVDFFRGLPLIICLLAVIFGLPALRLQGVPTDPVVLGGIALVLTYSAYLAEVFRAGIESVHPAQRAAARSLGLSSAQTMRFVVLPQAVRRVVPPLLNDLVSLQKDTGLVSIAGAVDAVYAAQILAGKTFNYTPYVVAGLVFVVLTIPMTRFTDWVTARMNRRQSQGGTV; this is encoded by the coding sequence GTGACCACCAGCGACCTCGCGAAGGAGGCCGCCGCGCCCGACGACACGTACACCCCGTCGGCGCGGCGGCTCGCCCGCGAGCGCCACCGCCGCTCCCGTACCCGCCGCGCCACCGCCGTCGCCGCGCTCAGCACGGCCGCGACGCTCGCCGTCCTGTACGTGGTCGTCACCCGCTCCCCCGGCTGGCCGCGTACCAAGGAGACCTTCTTCAGCGCGGAGTACGCCCGCCGGGCGCTGCCCCTGGTCCTCGACGGCCTGTGGCTCAACCTGCGCCTGCTGGTGGTGTGCGGCGCCGTCGCGCTCGCCCTCGGGATGCTGCTCGCGCTCGCCCGTACGGTGCGCGGCCCGGCGCTGTTCCCGCTGCGGGCGCTGGCCACCGCGTACGTCGACTTCTTCCGCGGCCTGCCGTTGATCATCTGCCTGCTCGCCGTGATCTTCGGCCTGCCCGCGCTGCGCCTCCAGGGCGTCCCCACCGACCCCGTCGTCCTCGGCGGGATCGCGCTGGTCCTCACGTACTCCGCCTATCTGGCCGAGGTCTTCCGGGCCGGCATCGAGAGCGTGCACCCGGCCCAGCGCGCCGCCGCCCGCTCCCTCGGCCTGTCGAGCGCGCAGACCATGCGGTTCGTCGTCCTGCCGCAGGCCGTACGGAGGGTGGTGCCGCCGCTCCTCAACGACCTGGTCTCGCTCCAGAAGGACACCGGCCTGGTCTCCATCGCGGGCGCGGTCGACGCCGTGTACGCGGCGCAGATCCTGGCCGGCAAGACCTTCAACTACACCCCGTACGTCGTCGCGGGCCTCGTCTTCGTCGTCCTGACGATCCCGATGACCCGGTTCACCGACTGGGTCACGGCCCGGATGAACCGCCGCCAGTCCCAGGGAGGGACCGTATGA
- a CDS encoding amino acid ABC transporter ATP-binding protein, with amino-acid sequence MTQAPAPDPDPVLRLESVRKTYGHGHGSSVVLRDVDLTVPQHSVTVLIGASGSGKSTLLKCANLLEEVDDGAIFLDGEEITDPRVDADAVRRRIGVVFQAYNLFPHMSVLDNIALAPRRVHKAARREAEDRARELLGRLGLGDKAAEYPDRLSGGQQQRVAIARALANRPRLLLLDEVTAALDPELVGEVLNVVRDLKEDGMTMVVATHEMGFAREVADQVCFLADGVVLERGTPAEVFGAPAHERTRRFLSRIVEAGRL; translated from the coding sequence ATGACGCAGGCCCCGGCCCCGGACCCGGACCCGGTCCTCCGCCTCGAATCGGTCCGTAAGACGTACGGGCACGGGCACGGCAGCTCGGTCGTCCTGCGCGATGTCGACCTCACCGTCCCGCAGCACTCGGTCACCGTCCTCATCGGCGCCTCCGGCTCGGGCAAGTCGACCCTCCTCAAGTGCGCCAATCTCCTGGAGGAGGTCGACGACGGCGCGATCTTCCTCGACGGCGAGGAGATCACCGACCCGCGCGTGGACGCCGATGCCGTACGGCGCCGGATCGGCGTCGTCTTCCAGGCGTACAACCTCTTCCCGCACATGAGCGTGCTCGACAACATCGCGCTCGCCCCGCGCCGGGTCCACAAGGCCGCCCGCCGGGAGGCCGAGGACCGCGCCCGCGAGCTGCTCGGCCGGCTCGGGCTCGGGGACAAGGCCGCCGAATACCCGGACCGGCTCAGCGGCGGCCAGCAGCAGCGTGTCGCCATCGCCCGCGCCCTCGCGAACCGGCCCCGGCTGCTGCTCCTCGACGAGGTGACCGCGGCGCTCGACCCGGAGCTGGTGGGCGAGGTCCTGAACGTGGTCCGGGACCTCAAGGAGGACGGCATGACCATGGTCGTCGCCACCCACGAGATGGGCTTCGCCCGCGAGGTCGCCGACCAGGTCTGCTTCCTCGCCGACGGGGTCGTCCTGGAGCGCGGCACCCCGGCCGAGGTCTTCGGCGCGCCCGCGCACGAGCGGACCCGACGGTTCCTCAGCCGGATCGTGGAGGCGGGCCGGCTGTAA
- a CDS encoding ABC transporter substrate-binding protein: MRSRPAPAALAVLAALTALAASACAPQEADGTASGPSGSSTAGPSKASCAPAALATKAKGKLTVGTDTPAYAPWFQDDDPANGKGYESAVAYAVAKRLGFAEKDVVWQKVAFNNAFAPGAKTFDFDINQVSVNEDRRKAVDLSSGYYDVRQAVIALKDSPAAKATDLAGLKGARLGAQVGTTSLDVINEQIKPDRPAAVFQKNDLAKSALKNGQVDAIVVDLPTAFYITGAEVPEAKVVGQFEATGGAKEQFGLVLDKGSALTSCVSRAVDALRADGTLAAIEKQWLSDAAGAPVLK, encoded by the coding sequence ATGCGATCACGTCCCGCCCCCGCCGCTCTCGCGGTCCTCGCCGCGCTGACCGCCCTCGCCGCCTCCGCCTGCGCGCCCCAGGAGGCCGACGGCACCGCCTCCGGTCCGTCCGGCTCGTCCACCGCAGGACCCTCGAAGGCCTCCTGCGCGCCCGCCGCCCTGGCCACGAAGGCCAAGGGGAAGCTCACCGTCGGCACGGACACGCCCGCGTACGCCCCCTGGTTCCAGGACGACGACCCGGCCAACGGCAAGGGCTACGAGTCGGCCGTCGCGTACGCCGTCGCCAAGCGCCTCGGCTTCGCCGAGAAGGACGTGGTCTGGCAGAAGGTCGCCTTCAACAACGCCTTCGCGCCCGGCGCGAAGACCTTCGACTTCGACATCAACCAGGTGTCGGTCAACGAGGACCGCCGCAAGGCCGTCGACCTGTCCAGCGGCTACTACGACGTGCGCCAGGCCGTCATCGCGCTCAAGGACTCCCCCGCCGCCAAGGCGACCGACCTCGCCGGTCTCAAGGGCGCCCGGCTCGGCGCGCAGGTCGGCACGACCAGCCTCGACGTCATCAACGAGCAGATCAAGCCGGACCGCCCGGCCGCCGTCTTCCAGAAGAACGACCTCGCCAAGTCCGCCCTCAAGAACGGCCAGGTCGACGCCATCGTCGTCGACCTCCCCACCGCCTTCTACATCACCGGCGCCGAGGTGCCGGAGGCCAAGGTGGTCGGCCAGTTCGAAGCGACAGGGGGCGCCAAGGAGCAGTTCGGCCTCGTCCTCGACAAGGGCTCCGCGCTGACGTCCTGCGTCTCCCGGGCCGTGGACGCCCTGCGCGCCGACGGCACCCTCGCCGCCATCGAGAAGCAGTGGCTGTCGGACGCGGCGGGCGCGCCGGTGCTCAAGTGA
- a CDS encoding DUF5063 domain-containing protein: protein MSDATLHSITQDPDDFAVQIADSIESFIVATTEVAKGDEPDSAVPFLLLEVSQLLLAGGRLGAHEDIVPDERYEPDAGPDLDVDELRERFAALLEPVDVFSEVFDPYEPRKAPVPARISDNLADMITDLRHGLAHYRAGRTSEALWWWQFSYFSNWGPTASATLRALQSLVAHVRLDQPLADLAGLDTDEDLTEDVLAEEAGRVMAEELGGLGRKGV from the coding sequence ATGTCTGACGCCACGCTGCACTCCATCACTCAGGACCCGGACGACTTCGCGGTGCAGATCGCGGACTCGATCGAGAGCTTCATCGTCGCCACGACCGAGGTCGCCAAGGGCGACGAGCCGGACAGCGCGGTGCCCTTCCTGCTCCTGGAGGTCTCGCAGCTGCTGCTCGCCGGCGGGCGGCTCGGCGCGCACGAGGACATCGTCCCGGACGAGCGGTACGAGCCGGACGCGGGCCCTGACCTGGACGTGGACGAGCTGCGGGAGCGGTTCGCGGCGCTCCTGGAGCCGGTGGACGTGTTCTCCGAGGTCTTCGACCCGTACGAGCCGCGCAAGGCGCCCGTACCGGCGCGGATCTCCGACAACCTCGCCGACATGATCACCGATCTGCGGCACGGTCTGGCGCACTACCGGGCGGGCCGGACCAGCGAGGCGCTGTGGTGGTGGCAGTTCTCGTACTTCTCGAACTGGGGCCCCACCGCCTCCGCCACCCTGCGCGCCCTCCAGTCCCTGGTGGCCCACGTCCGGCTCGACCAGCCGCTCGCCGACCTGGCGGGGCTCGACACGGACGAGGACCTGACGGAGGACGTCCTCGCGGAGGAGGCGGGGCGCGTGATGGCGGAGGAGCTGGGCGGCCTCGGCCGCAAGGGAGTCTGA